A window from Salvelinus sp. IW2-2015 linkage group LG5, ASM291031v2, whole genome shotgun sequence encodes these proteins:
- the LOC111963641 gene encoding growth arrest and DNA damage-inducible protein GADD45 gamma-like has product MTLEEVLIQKPAKRAQCTGKALEEVMLSAKDNNCLTVGVYESAKVMNVDPDNVCFCVLATDEEWECDIALQIHFTLIQSYCFDNDISIVRVNNMQRLAEIVRDKTGQLEDAHCCLIMNPADGSWEDPALEKLHLFCEESRXLNDWVPEITLPKR; this is encoded by the exons ATGACTCTTGAGGAAGTTCTGATCCAGAAGCCCGCTAAACGTGCCCAGTGCACCGGCAAAGCGCTGGAGGAAGTTATGCTCTCAGCTAAAGACAACAACTGCCTGACTGTCGGTGTCTATGAGTCTGCTAAAGTTATGAATGT TGACCCAGacaatgtgtgtttctgtgtcctgGCAACCGATGAGGAGTGGGAGTGTGACATTGCTCTCCAGATCCACTTCACCCTCATCCAGTCTTACTGTTTTGACAACGACATCAGCATCGTCAGGGTGAACAACATGCAGCGCCTGGCCGAGATTGTTCGTGACAAGACTGGCCAGCTTGAAGATGCCCACTGCTGTCTTATTATG AACCCAGCTGATGGTTCTTGGGAGGACCCTGCTCTGGAGAAGCTGCACCTGTTCTGTGAGGAGAGCCGCYGTCTGAACGACTGGGTTCCAGAGATCACCCTCCCTAAGCGCTGA
- the LOC111964514 gene encoding serine/threonine-protein kinase NIM1-like produces MPGGQYQVSTRRRTLHSRYSLSVSSLGRQDEEEDTPPPCLSPLEKLTTKMCQDEQTIKELIVGRRIGFYKVRGEIGSGTFSHVKMAFHSLTKDKVAIKVLDKMRLDVQAQRLLSREISSMEALQHANVVRLYEVVESHSRLYLVLEYAGGGDLHTHICSDGKLSEAEAKITFAQILSAIKHMHDKNIIHRDLKAENVLYTCNGCVKVADFGFSTRVTNCSDTLDTFCGSPPYAAPELFRDECYVGPPVDVWAMGVLLFFMVTGTMPFRADTMGKLRLAVIEGVYTLPPWVPGPCQRLIRGILKPVPAERYAVDQMLGCDWLLPVEYPWTVVPPVPLSPLRLADAEPGELDDEEEEIRASLEELGVNMEHIRNNEGKDSRSPITGLYRILLHRAQKRRGAETVPVVGGLVRDPKREGLLAYRGLMHSSRLCVLQ; encoded by the exons ATGCCAGGGGGGCAGTACCAGGTGTCCACCAGGAGGAGGACTCTCCACAGCCGCTATAGCCTGTCAGTCAGCTCGTTAGGTcggcaggatgaggaggaggataccCCGCCACCATGCCTCAGCCCTCTGGAGAAGCTCACCACCAAAATGTGTCAGGATGAGCAGACcatcaaggagctgatcgtgggccGTAGGATTGGCTTCTACAAGGTCCGTGGTGAGATCGGCTCTGGAACCTTCTCCCACGTCAAAATGGCCTTCCACTCCCTCACCAAAG ACAAGGTGGCCATCAAGGTGCTGGATAAGATGCGGCTGGATGTTCAGGCCCAGAGGCTGCTGTCCAGGGAGATCTCCAGCATGGAGGCCCTGCAGCATGCCAATGTGGTGCGTCTGTACGAGGTGGTCGAGTCACACAGCCGACTCTACCTGGTGCTGGAGTATGCCGGGGGAGGggacctccacacacacatctgctcCGATGGCAAGCTGTCAGAAGCCGAGGCCAAGATCACCTTCGCACAAATCCTATCCGCCATCAAACACATG CACGACAAAAACATAATCCACCGGGACCTGAAGGCTGAGAATGTACTGTACACCTGTAATGGCTGTGTGAAGGTGGCTGACTTTGGCTTCAGCACCAGGGTCACCAACTGCAGTGACACCCTGGACACCTTTTGTGGCTCTCCCCCCTATGCCGCGCCTGAACTCTTCAGGGACGAGTGCTATGTGGGGCCGCCAGTGGACGTATGGGCCATGGGCGTCCTGCTCTTCTTCATGGTGACTGGCACCATGCCCTTCCGAGCCGACACCATGGGCAAGCTGAGGCTCGCTGTTATAGAGGGGGTCTACACCCTCCCGCCCTGGGTGCCAGGCCCGTGCCAGCGGCTGATTCGGGGCATCCTGAAGCCTGTGCCAGCGGAACGCTATGCGGTGGACCAGATGCTGGGCTGTGACTGGCTGCTTCCTGTGGAGTACCCGTGGACTGTGGTGCCACCGGTCCCCCTCAGCCCTCTGCGCCTGGCGGATGCAGAGCCTGGGGAgctggatgatgaggaggaggagatcaGGGCCTCCCTGGAGGAGCTGGGTGTCAACATGGAACACATACGCAACAACGAGGGCAAGGACAGCCGCAGCCCCATCACCGGACTTTACCGCATCCTCTTACACCGCGCCCAGAAAAGGCGTGGCGCTGAGACTGTGCCTGTGGTCGGAGGGTTGGTCCGGGACCCTAAGAGAGAGGGCCTCCTGGCCTACAGAGGTCTGATGCACTCCTCCAGGTTATGTGTCCTTCAGTAA
- the LOC111963642 gene encoding growth arrest and DNA damage-inducible protein GADD45 gamma-like, which translates to MEAIGKSLKEALKSAQCEDRLTVGVYESAKIMNDDPDNVCFCVLATDEEWECDIALQIHFTLIQSYCFDNDISIVRVNDLQRLAEIVGDKTGQLEDAHCCLITNPADGSWEDPALEKLHLFCEESRXLNDWVPEITLPKR; encoded by the exons ATGGAAGCTATTGGCAAATCTCTGAAGGAAGCTCTCAAGTCTGCCCAGTGTGAGGATCGCCTCACTGTTGGTGTCTATGAAAGTGCCAAAATAATGAATGA TGACCCAGacaatgtgtgtttctgtgtcctgGCCACCGATGAGGAGTGGGAGTGTGACATTGCTCTCCAGATCCACTTCACCCTCATCCAGTCTTACTGTTTTGACAACGACATCAGCATTGTCAGAGTGAACGACTTGCAGCGCCTGGCCGAGATTGTTGGTGACAAGACTGGCCAGCTTGAAGATGCCCACTGCTGTCTTATCACG AACCCAGCTGATGGTTCTTGGGAGGACCCTGCTCTGGAGAAGCTGCACCTGTTCTGTGAGGAGAGCCGCYGTCTGAACGACTGGGTTCCAGAGATCACCCTCCCTAAGCGCTGA